From a region of the Chitinophaga caseinilytica genome:
- a CDS encoding RagB/SusD family nutrient uptake outer membrane protein — translation MKKITSIYKLIPAAALTLAIAGQTACTKNFESFNTNPNELTDSLLKYDYKYVGAFIPGMLTSIYSTVDWQYQLQQNLNADIYSGFMGIPTPFNSGKNNSNYFMMDWNNWVFKVPYDNIMSGWKLVQERGAKTRPDLFAVATIVKVTAMHRVTDVFGPIPYSKFGAGGFSTPYDSQESVYNAFFTELDQAIASLTTFDKTNPGGKAQLKPFDLVYGGEYANWIRLANSLKLRLAMRLAYIKPTLAKQKAEEAVANEYGVFTSNAQNATVHSGNGITVSNSLYVISQEYNDIRMGATMESFLKGYNDPRLPKYFRASALAGGGFKGVRNGIDIKVKTDYETFSPLNIERSTPIRVMSASEMFFLRAEGAIRGWDMKGTAKTLYEEGIRTSFAQFDAGDASAYIANGTAKPATYTDPVNADNNVTAADSYLSTMTIAWNEGDGFEKKLERILTQKWISLFPDGQEAWTEFRRTGYPKLWPVVVNLSGGTVTGFINRLPFPPDEYKNNKDETTKAAALLGGLDNPGTKLWWQRP, via the coding sequence ATGAAAAAAATCACTTCCATATATAAACTCATCCCCGCAGCCGCGCTCACACTGGCCATCGCCGGGCAAACCGCCTGCACGAAGAACTTCGAGTCGTTCAACACCAATCCCAACGAACTGACGGACTCGCTGCTGAAATACGATTACAAGTACGTAGGCGCCTTCATCCCCGGCATGCTCACCAGCATTTACAGCACCGTAGACTGGCAATACCAGCTCCAGCAAAACCTCAACGCCGATATCTACTCCGGTTTCATGGGCATCCCCACACCGTTCAACAGCGGGAAAAACAATTCCAACTATTTCATGATGGACTGGAACAACTGGGTGTTCAAAGTGCCGTACGATAATATCATGAGCGGATGGAAGCTCGTGCAGGAACGCGGCGCCAAAACGCGGCCCGATCTCTTTGCCGTGGCCACGATCGTGAAGGTGACGGCCATGCACCGCGTTACGGACGTGTTTGGCCCCATTCCTTACAGCAAATTCGGTGCTGGCGGGTTTTCCACGCCGTACGACAGCCAGGAAAGCGTGTACAACGCGTTCTTCACCGAGCTCGACCAGGCCATCGCTTCGCTCACCACGTTCGACAAAACGAACCCCGGCGGCAAGGCCCAGCTCAAACCTTTCGACCTCGTGTACGGAGGTGAATACGCCAACTGGATCCGGCTCGCCAATTCCCTGAAACTGCGCCTGGCCATGCGGCTCGCTTACATCAAGCCCACACTGGCGAAGCAAAAGGCGGAAGAAGCCGTTGCCAACGAATACGGCGTTTTCACGAGCAACGCCCAAAACGCGACCGTCCATTCCGGCAATGGTATTACCGTGAGCAATTCCCTGTACGTGATCAGCCAGGAATACAACGACATCCGGATGGGCGCCACCATGGAATCGTTCCTCAAAGGGTACAACGATCCGCGGCTGCCGAAATATTTCCGCGCATCGGCGCTCGCCGGCGGCGGGTTCAAAGGCGTCCGCAACGGGATCGATATAAAAGTGAAAACCGATTACGAAACATTCTCGCCCCTCAACATCGAGCGCAGCACGCCCATCCGCGTGATGTCTGCTTCGGAAATGTTCTTCCTTCGGGCGGAAGGCGCCATTCGCGGGTGGGACATGAAAGGGACAGCGAAAACATTATATGAAGAAGGCATCCGCACCTCGTTCGCGCAGTTCGACGCCGGAGACGCATCCGCCTATATCGCCAACGGCACTGCCAAACCCGCCACCTACACCGATCCCGTGAACGCAGACAACAACGTTACGGCGGCAGACAGCTACCTCAGCACCATGACCATCGCGTGGAACGAAGGAGACGGTTTCGAAAAGAAACTGGAAAGGATCCTGACCCAGAAATGGATCAGCCTGTTCCCCGACGGACAGGAAGCCTGGACGGAGTTCCGGCGCACGGGGTATCCCAAACTATGGCCCGTGGTGGTGAACCTCAGCGGCGGCACGGTGACGGGCTTCATCAACCGCCTGCCATTCCCGCCGGATGAATATAAAAACAACAAAGACGAAACCACCAAAGCCGCGGCCCTCCTGGGTGGACTGGATAACCCCGGTACCAAACTGTGGTGGCAACGCCCATAA
- a CDS encoding SusC/RagA family TonB-linked outer membrane protein: protein MKLTAILMLAAALHVSAAGFSQTITLSRKNAPLGRIFSEIQKQSGYSLLYDMKLIRSAAPVSIDVQNASVAEVLEKCLQGHNLTFVINNNIIVIREKSAAAAAPVAAIMTGSVTDDAGAPIPGASVELRDLRKGTVTDAQGRFRFADVPAGQHTLRVSFIGYETLDTAVQTGNDAFNIAIVLKPAVNKLKELVVVTALGIRKQARSVTYNVQTVSGAELNNVKDPSLVNTLAGKVAGMAVSNSSSGPGGATKVVMRGNKSIYGNNNALFVVDGIPLPDLFTQQKTDGFSVPGGSDGIANINPDDIESVTALTGASSAALYGSQAANGVILLTTKKGRSGKPSVNYSFNANYSKPLLLPDFQSSYGATPTTGSFYSWGDKQAANADNKSFFQTGDAYTHAVNVSAGNDHSQNYFSAAAVNANGIVPKNSYARYNFNARNTTSLLNDRLSIDVNAQYVNMEQDNVPVQGQYYNPLVGVYLFPRAHDFNSFRQFEQYDVNRNFSTQRWPYSDPGMMLQNPFWVVNRNTNSLQRNRFIGSVAAKYTITPWLSVTGRAKQDRTNDVYEARSYASTPKFLAGDNGRYDKTRTSIRQTYADIMFTAQQRFGQFSLQANVGSSIQDVVDNTTGWGNGYLLQFANFFSFANIDFTRFAPFEKNDRLQTQAVFGTAQLGFRDMLYVDVTARNEWSSALAFTKNPSYFYPSVGLSAVLSEMVKFPEAISFAKLRASYSEVANSIPIYISMPTITLTNGGSIQAIHAKPFSEMQPERTRSFEVGLDSRFLNDKLSFNLTYYKSSTLHQYFKVEVSPSVGYNAYYVNAGNIENRGIEASLGYNGKIGQVQWTSTLNYGLNRNKVVEMMDYSDPFTGTRRTQEEFVVSDFAGYRLIVRKGGSYGDIYAKDVKRTADGSVALNNKGVPEIGDYKKVGNANPRYLMGWNNSFNWKQFQLSFLVDARIGGEVVSTTEAIMDNFGVSQRTAEARDNGGVKVGDKTVPAKDYYQSITGATSSALALYTYSATNVRLRELSLGYSIPAKALGNKVRQLQVSLVGRNLWLIHKKAPYDPEITAFTTNQFQGYDYFGLPSQRNLGVNVKVTF, encoded by the coding sequence ATGAAATTAACGGCCATTTTGATGCTTGCCGCAGCCTTGCATGTAAGCGCCGCCGGCTTCTCCCAGACCATCACCCTCAGCCGCAAGAACGCGCCGCTGGGACGGATATTCAGTGAGATACAGAAGCAGAGCGGCTATTCCCTGCTGTACGATATGAAACTCATCCGCAGCGCGGCCCCCGTGTCTATCGACGTGCAGAACGCCTCCGTGGCCGAAGTCCTGGAAAAATGCCTCCAGGGCCATAACCTCACCTTCGTGATCAATAACAACATCATCGTCATCCGTGAGAAGTCTGCCGCAGCAGCCGCTCCCGTGGCCGCTATCATGACCGGTTCCGTGACCGACGACGCCGGCGCCCCCATCCCGGGCGCTTCCGTAGAACTGCGCGACCTCCGCAAAGGGACCGTCACCGATGCACAGGGCCGCTTCCGCTTCGCCGACGTTCCCGCCGGCCAGCACACCCTGCGCGTGAGCTTCATCGGCTACGAAACCCTCGACACCGCCGTGCAAACCGGCAACGACGCCTTCAACATCGCCATCGTCCTCAAACCCGCCGTGAACAAACTGAAAGAGCTGGTGGTGGTTACGGCCCTGGGGATCAGGAAACAGGCCCGCAGCGTTACCTACAACGTTCAGACCGTTTCCGGCGCCGAGCTCAACAACGTCAAAGATCCCAGCCTCGTCAACACCCTCGCCGGCAAAGTGGCCGGCATGGCCGTGAGCAATAGCTCCTCCGGCCCGGGAGGCGCCACCAAAGTGGTGATGCGCGGCAACAAATCGATTTATGGCAACAACAACGCGCTGTTCGTGGTAGACGGCATCCCCTTACCTGACCTCTTTACCCAACAAAAAACCGACGGATTCTCCGTTCCCGGCGGCAGCGATGGCATCGCCAACATCAACCCTGACGATATAGAAAGCGTTACCGCCCTCACCGGCGCATCGTCTGCCGCGCTTTACGGCAGCCAGGCCGCCAACGGCGTGATCTTGCTCACCACCAAAAAAGGACGGTCGGGCAAACCCTCCGTCAACTATTCCTTCAACGCCAATTACAGCAAACCCCTCCTGCTCCCGGACTTCCAGAGCAGCTACGGCGCCACGCCCACCACGGGATCGTTTTACAGCTGGGGCGACAAACAGGCCGCCAACGCGGATAACAAAAGCTTCTTCCAAACCGGGGACGCCTATACGCACGCCGTCAACGTTTCCGCCGGTAACGACCACAGCCAGAACTATTTCTCCGCCGCCGCGGTGAACGCCAACGGCATCGTTCCCAAAAACAGCTACGCGCGCTACAACTTCAACGCCCGCAACACCACCAGCCTCCTCAACGATCGCCTGAGCATCGACGTAAACGCGCAATATGTGAACATGGAGCAGGACAATGTGCCTGTTCAGGGACAATATTACAATCCGCTGGTAGGCGTTTACCTGTTCCCCCGGGCGCACGACTTCAACAGTTTCCGCCAGTTCGAACAGTACGACGTCAACCGCAACTTCAGCACCCAACGCTGGCCGTATTCCGACCCTGGCATGATGCTCCAAAACCCTTTCTGGGTGGTGAACCGCAACACCAACTCGCTGCAGCGCAACCGCTTCATCGGCTCCGTGGCCGCCAAATACACGATCACGCCCTGGCTCAGCGTGACCGGCCGCGCGAAGCAGGACAGGACCAACGATGTGTATGAAGCGCGCAGCTATGCGTCTACCCCCAAGTTCCTCGCCGGCGACAATGGCCGGTACGACAAAACGCGCACTTCCATCCGGCAGACCTATGCAGACATCATGTTCACGGCGCAACAGCGGTTCGGGCAGTTCTCGCTGCAAGCCAACGTGGGCAGCAGTATCCAGGATGTTGTGGATAACACCACGGGTTGGGGGAACGGATATCTCCTGCAATTCGCCAACTTCTTTTCCTTCGCCAATATCGATTTTACACGTTTCGCGCCGTTCGAGAAAAACGACCGGCTGCAAACGCAGGCGGTGTTCGGTACCGCACAACTCGGTTTCCGCGATATGCTGTATGTAGACGTGACGGCGAGGAACGAATGGTCATCGGCCCTGGCGTTCACGAAAAACCCTTCGTACTTCTATCCCTCCGTGGGCCTGTCGGCCGTGCTGAGCGAAATGGTGAAATTCCCAGAAGCCATATCCTTCGCGAAGCTGCGGGCGTCTTACAGTGAAGTGGCCAACTCCATCCCCATCTACATTTCCATGCCTACCATTACGCTGACCAATGGCGGCTCCATCCAGGCCATCCACGCCAAACCTTTCTCTGAAATGCAGCCAGAGCGCACCCGCTCTTTCGAAGTGGGCCTGGATTCGCGGTTCCTGAACGATAAACTTTCCTTCAACCTTACTTATTACAAATCCTCCACGCTGCATCAGTATTTCAAAGTGGAAGTTTCGCCGTCGGTGGGATATAACGCCTATTACGTGAATGCCGGCAACATCGAAAACCGCGGTATCGAAGCGAGTTTGGGATATAACGGGAAGATCGGCCAGGTGCAGTGGACGTCTACCCTCAACTACGGATTGAATAGGAATAAAGTGGTGGAAATGATGGATTATTCCGATCCGTTTACCGGCACGAGGAGAACGCAGGAAGAATTTGTGGTGTCCGACTTCGCAGGGTACCGGCTCATCGTCCGCAAGGGCGGCAGCTACGGCGATATTTACGCCAAAGACGTGAAACGCACGGCAGACGGCAGTGTTGCGCTGAACAACAAGGGCGTGCCCGAGATCGGTGATTACAAGAAAGTGGGGAATGCCAATCCGCGCTACCTTATGGGCTGGAACAACAGCTTCAACTGGAAACAGTTCCAATTGTCGTTCCTGGTAGACGCGCGCATCGGTGGCGAAGTGGTGTCTACGACGGAAGCGATCATGGATAATTTCGGGGTGTCGCAACGTACCGCCGAAGCCCGCGATAACGGCGGCGTGAAAGTGGGCGACAAAACCGTTCCGGCGAAGGATTACTACCAGAGCATTACCGGCGCCACTTCTTCCGCGCTGGCACTGTACACCTACAGCGCCACGAACGTTCGCCTGCGCGAGCTTTCCCTCGGGTACAGCATTCCCGCGAAGGCACTGGGCAACAAGGTGCGGCAGCTGCAGGTTTCGCTGGTGGGGCGCAATCTCTGGCTGATCCACAAAAAAGCGCCGTACGATCCGGAAATCACGGCGTTTACGACGAACCAGTTCCAGGGGTACGATTATTTCGGCCTCCCCAGCCAACGCAACCTCGGCGTAAACGTGAAAGTCACCTTCTAA
- a CDS encoding FecR domain-containing protein codes for MTREAIISSLEKYAAGTLTPEEERSLFAWLETAPPHEFHALLDAAGVPDALKSYPMPTSASVADFRRKLELREPVPERTFWQKLTGRAAFHRPFEPTEPVPAHRLRPTWRKIAAAAAVLLLAGGSYWLFQATPQPGKNHVVLHSGPQPGGNKATLTLGDGSIITLDDADAGALSQQGNTKIVKLQGGRIVYDPQADGGAPVFNTISTPKGGQYQVQLPDGTVVWMNAASSLRFPSAFTGNERLVELTGEGYFEVAADVEKPFKVAVKDVRVEVLGTKFNINAYPEESQARAALLEGSVRVRRKDDAVKLAPGQEARIGQEGKIAVSPADLEQVLAWKNGYFQFEGATLPVLLRQIGRWYDVEVVWKGEVPEKEFAGRISRNVSLEAMVEALRSSGVNCKITGRTLEVAP; via the coding sequence ATGACAAGGGAAGCTATCATCTCCAGCCTGGAAAAATATGCCGCCGGCACGCTGACGCCGGAGGAGGAACGATCATTGTTCGCCTGGCTGGAAACGGCCCCACCCCACGAGTTCCACGCCCTGCTCGACGCAGCCGGCGTTCCGGACGCCCTCAAATCGTACCCTATGCCAACATCCGCCTCCGTGGCGGATTTCCGGCGGAAGCTGGAACTGCGGGAGCCGGTGCCCGAGCGTACATTCTGGCAAAAACTGACCGGAAGAGCGGCCTTTCATCGCCCGTTTGAACCCACCGAACCTGTACCTGCGCACCGCCTGCGCCCCACCTGGCGGAAGATCGCCGCAGCCGCAGCCGTGTTGCTGCTGGCCGGCGGAAGTTACTGGTTGTTCCAGGCCACACCCCAACCCGGCAAAAACCACGTTGTCCTGCATTCCGGCCCGCAGCCGGGGGGCAACAAAGCCACGCTCACCTTGGGCGACGGTTCCATCATCACCCTCGACGACGCCGATGCCGGCGCCCTTTCCCAGCAAGGCAATACGAAGATCGTGAAGCTGCAGGGCGGGCGGATCGTGTACGACCCGCAGGCAGATGGCGGAGCGCCTGTATTCAACACTATTTCCACGCCCAAGGGCGGGCAATACCAGGTGCAGCTGCCGGATGGAACGGTGGTATGGATGAATGCCGCATCATCGCTGCGGTTCCCTTCAGCTTTTACAGGGAACGAGCGCCTGGTGGAGCTTACAGGGGAAGGGTATTTTGAAGTGGCCGCCGATGTGGAGAAGCCGTTCAAGGTAGCGGTGAAAGACGTACGGGTGGAGGTGTTGGGCACGAAATTCAATATTAATGCCTATCCCGAAGAATCCCAGGCCCGGGCGGCCTTGTTGGAAGGGTCGGTACGCGTGCGGAGGAAAGACGATGCGGTGAAATTGGCGCCGGGGCAGGAAGCGCGCATCGGTCAGGAAGGGAAAATCGCCGTTTCGCCGGCAGACCTGGAGCAGGTACTCGCCTGGAAGAACGGGTATTTCCAGTTCGAAGGCGCCACGCTGCCCGTGCTGCTGCGCCAGATCGGGCGGTGGTACGATGTGGAAGTGGTATGGAAAGGAGAAGTGCCGGAGAAGGAATTTGCCGGACGGATCTCGCGGAACGTTTCGCTCGAGGCCATGGTGGAAGCCCTCCGCAGCAGCGGCGTCAACTGCAAAATAACGGGACGGACGCTCGAAGTGGCGCCGTAA
- a CDS encoding RNA polymerase sigma factor — MQDVFLKVWDRRESLGTVRSLEDYLFRMAKNRMTDLLRRNKTGMKVIHNLQQKDLPLDSPTESAVAYREYHRLAREAITQLPERRREVFLLSTDGGLSLDEIAATLGISRSAVKKHLGLATTQVKAYLRQHAEWTAGMLALIFLSR; from the coding sequence GTGCAGGACGTGTTCCTCAAAGTCTGGGACCGCCGCGAAAGCCTCGGCACCGTGCGCTCGCTGGAAGATTACCTTTTCCGGATGGCGAAAAACCGAATGACCGACCTCCTCCGCAGGAACAAAACCGGCATGAAGGTGATCCACAACCTTCAGCAGAAAGACCTTCCGCTGGATAGCCCTACCGAGTCTGCCGTTGCCTACCGCGAATATCACCGCCTGGCCCGCGAGGCCATCACACAGCTGCCGGAGCGCCGGCGCGAAGTGTTTCTCCTGAGCACCGACGGCGGCCTTTCGCTGGACGAGATCGCCGCCACGCTGGGCATTTCCCGGTCGGCCGTCAAAAAGCACCTGGGCCTGGCCACCACACAGGTGAAAGCATACCTGCGGCAACATGCGGAGTGGACGGCAGGGATGCTGGCGCTGATTTTTCTTTCCCGATAA
- a CDS encoding aminotransferase class IV — protein sequence MSYAIINGAIVPESEAKVLISDLSIQRGYGIFDYFRTRAGQPVFLEDHLDRFYHSASVMRLSPEVDRERLKHLLAELIEINGAPNAGIRITLTGGYSENGYTLAAPNLLITLAPYHYDPASFDKGIKLVTHDFQRQLPEVKTIDYLQAIYLQPFIREHEADDVLYHQNGAVRECPRANFWAVTENGTLVTPADRILKGVTRKMILGMEDLRPQAAHLPLSALSTAREAFITSTTKIVTPVTHIDGLPIGSGRPGPVAKAIFDRLLGMRGGYE from the coding sequence ATGAGCTATGCCATCATTAACGGCGCCATTGTGCCGGAAAGCGAAGCGAAAGTCCTGATTTCCGACCTCTCCATCCAGCGCGGGTACGGCATTTTCGATTACTTCCGCACAAGGGCCGGGCAACCGGTGTTCCTCGAAGACCATCTCGACCGGTTCTATCATTCCGCGTCGGTGATGCGGCTTTCGCCGGAAGTGGACCGTGAACGGCTGAAACACTTGCTGGCAGAGCTGATCGAGATCAACGGCGCGCCGAATGCAGGGATACGCATCACATTGACGGGCGGCTATTCTGAAAACGGGTACACGCTGGCTGCTCCGAACCTGCTCATTACGCTGGCCCCCTATCACTACGACCCCGCCAGTTTCGACAAAGGCATCAAGCTCGTGACGCACGACTTCCAGCGCCAGCTCCCCGAAGTCAAAACCATCGATTACCTCCAGGCGATATACCTGCAACCCTTCATCCGCGAGCACGAAGCCGACGATGTGCTGTACCATCAAAACGGCGCCGTCCGCGAATGCCCCCGCGCCAATTTCTGGGCCGTTACCGAAAACGGGACGCTCGTCACCCCGGCAGACCGTATCCTCAAAGGCGTAACCCGGAAAATGATCCTGGGGATGGAAGACCTCCGTCCACAGGCCGCCCATCTCCCCCTTTCCGCCCTTTCCACCGCCCGCGAAGCCTTCATCACCAGCACCACCAAAATCGTGACGCCGGTCACCCATATCGACGGCCTCCCCATCGGAAGCGGCCGGCCCGGCCCCGTCGCCAAAGCCATTTTCGACCGGCTGCTGGGCATGCGGGGCGGGTATGAGTAG
- a CDS encoding P1 family peptidase, with translation MFKSWFIIALLLPGALAAQERKRAREFGIRIGVMQPGALNAITDVRGVKVGHTTLIKGDSIRTGVTAIVPAEGNLFQQKIPAAIFVGNGFGKLAGITQVNELGNIETPIVLTNTLSVPIAMQAVAGLAMAEKGNENLRSVNAVVGETNDGYLNDIRGRHVSVTDVEAAVKTAASGKVKEGNVGAGTGTICFGFKGGIGTASRKLPASLGGYTVGVIVQSNFGGVLEIDGAPVGKVLGKFDFSDRLLNNVDGSCMIVVATDAPIDHRNLMRLAQRAMLGLGKTGGIASNGSGDYVIAFSTAEGLRIPHSGNSATQTVTLLQNDSMSPLFMAAIEATEEAIINSLFMAGGMKGRNGNSVEALPLTQVLPILQKFNRLQP, from the coding sequence ATGTTCAAAAGTTGGTTCATTATCGCCTTATTGCTGCCCGGTGCGCTGGCGGCGCAGGAGCGCAAACGCGCGCGGGAATTCGGTATCCGTATCGGCGTCATGCAGCCCGGCGCGCTCAACGCCATCACCGACGTTCGCGGCGTGAAAGTGGGGCACACCACTTTGATCAAAGGCGATTCTATCCGCACCGGCGTAACGGCCATCGTTCCGGCGGAAGGGAACCTCTTCCAGCAGAAAATCCCCGCTGCGATCTTTGTGGGCAATGGTTTCGGGAAACTGGCCGGCATCACGCAGGTAAACGAGCTCGGCAATATCGAAACGCCCATCGTGCTCACCAACACCCTCAGCGTGCCGATCGCCATGCAGGCCGTTGCGGGTTTGGCCATGGCAGAGAAAGGGAATGAAAACCTCCGCTCCGTCAATGCCGTGGTAGGCGAAACGAACGATGGTTACCTCAACGATATCCGCGGCCGGCATGTGTCGGTAACCGATGTGGAAGCGGCCGTAAAAACCGCTGCTTCCGGAAAGGTGAAAGAAGGCAATGTGGGTGCGGGAACGGGAACGATCTGCTTCGGGTTCAAGGGCGGCATCGGCACCGCCTCGCGCAAGCTGCCGGCCAGTTTGGGCGGATATACAGTGGGCGTGATCGTACAGTCCAATTTCGGCGGCGTACTGGAAATCGACGGGGCGCCGGTTGGCAAAGTGCTCGGGAAGTTCGATTTCAGCGACCGGTTATTGAATAACGTAGACGGGTCGTGCATGATCGTAGTGGCTACGGATGCGCCCATCGATCACCGGAACCTCATGCGGCTGGCGCAAAGGGCCATGCTGGGCCTGGGCAAAACGGGCGGCATCGCCTCGAACGGGAGCGGCGATTATGTGATCGCATTCTCCACGGCCGAAGGGCTCCGCATCCCCCACAGCGGCAATTCCGCCACGCAAACGGTGACGTTGCTGCAAAACGATAGCATGTCGCCCCTGTTCATGGCCGCGATTGAAGCCACCGAAGAAGCGATCATCAATTCGCTGTTCATGGCCGGCGGCATGAAAGGCCGGAACGGCAATTCGGTGGAAGCATTACCTTTGACCCAGGTTTTACCCATTCTCCAAAAATTTAACCGCCTGCAGCCATGA
- a CDS encoding family 20 glycosylhydrolase, whose translation MKTRLNRFLSVWLLACLLGPGAVALAVPPHITNNENAKPSLLPEPAELQWRNESFDLRKCRAILYTDRTMLRYANLLQTTIFNAGAGTVRVRLEQPKNGPYIELVKSAVKAPVHEDEAYSVEVSEKKITLTAGTEKGMYYAIQTLQQLMTGKSVQGCSIRDWPAFSWRSYMVDVGRNYQPMALLKQQIDVMSRYKMNVFHFHFTEDVAWRLHFKRYPQLTDAKNMIRQKGKFYSEKDLHELIEYCKLRHIELVPEIDMPGHSAAFRRAMGHDMQSDSGMAIIQQIVRDFCEAYKLPYLHIGADEVKITNKNFLPDMTKLVESYGTKVIGWMPGGNFPESVIRQLWSEGKIESGDGSVKYIDSRQLYINHMDPLESVTSIFQRQLCNSAVGNASELGATLCLWHDRNVAKEEDVMIMNPAYPALLTFAERTWRGGGTPGIKVAIGPEIAADFATFEIRLMDHKQKYFKGMPFGYFPQSAQQWQLYGPFPNNGDPGREFDTTGVRPSQTATGGTIILRHWWWPELQGVLSSPAENTTYYASTRIWSDRNGETDCWIGFHDFSRSHASLPPTAGKWDNRGSSIRVNGELIPPPVWESAGKTITLETPYTNEGYAYRTPTKVRLKKGWNIVEVKAPVTTFKGRDWQNPVKWMFTFVPCRN comes from the coding sequence ATGAAAACCCGATTGAACCGTTTCCTCTCCGTGTGGCTCCTGGCTTGCCTTTTGGGCCCGGGCGCGGTGGCGCTGGCCGTCCCGCCGCATATCACGAACAACGAAAACGCGAAACCCTCGCTCCTGCCGGAACCCGCGGAACTGCAGTGGCGCAACGAAAGTTTCGATCTGCGGAAATGCCGCGCGATACTTTACACCGACCGCACGATGCTCCGGTATGCCAACCTATTGCAGACAACGATCTTCAACGCGGGTGCAGGCACGGTGAGGGTCAGATTGGAGCAACCCAAAAACGGGCCGTACATCGAGCTGGTAAAATCCGCCGTGAAAGCGCCTGTCCATGAAGACGAAGCCTATTCGGTGGAGGTGAGCGAAAAAAAGATCACGCTGACCGCCGGCACCGAAAAAGGCATGTACTACGCTATTCAGACGCTCCAACAGCTGATGACCGGAAAATCCGTTCAGGGTTGCTCGATCCGCGACTGGCCGGCCTTTTCCTGGCGGTCGTACATGGTGGACGTAGGCCGCAACTATCAACCCATGGCGCTGCTCAAGCAACAGATCGACGTCATGAGCCGGTACAAAATGAACGTGTTCCATTTCCATTTCACGGAAGACGTGGCCTGGCGGTTGCACTTCAAACGGTACCCGCAACTCACCGACGCGAAAAATATGATCCGGCAAAAGGGGAAATTTTATTCCGAAAAAGATTTACACGAACTGATCGAATACTGCAAACTGCGCCACATCGAACTGGTACCCGAAATCGATATGCCGGGCCACAGCGCCGCTTTCCGGCGCGCGATGGGGCACGATATGCAAAGCGATTCGGGAATGGCGATCATTCAACAGATCGTCCGGGATTTCTGTGAAGCATACAAATTGCCGTACCTGCACATCGGGGCGGATGAAGTGAAGATCACGAACAAAAACTTTTTGCCGGACATGACGAAGCTGGTGGAAAGTTACGGCACGAAAGTGATCGGCTGGATGCCTGGCGGCAATTTCCCGGAAAGCGTGATCCGGCAATTGTGGTCGGAAGGGAAAATCGAATCGGGCGACGGGTCTGTAAAATACATCGATTCCCGCCAGCTGTACATCAATCACATGGACCCGCTGGAAAGCGTGACCAGCATCTTCCAGCGGCAGCTCTGCAATTCCGCCGTGGGAAATGCCTCCGAACTGGGCGCCACGCTGTGCCTCTGGCACGACAGGAACGTGGCCAAAGAAGAAGACGTCATGATCATGAACCCCGCCTATCCTGCGCTCCTGACCTTCGCCGAGCGCACCTGGAGGGGCGGCGGCACGCCGGGCATCAAAGTCGCCATAGGCCCGGAAATCGCCGCGGATTTCGCGACGTTCGAAATCCGGCTCATGGACCATAAGCAGAAATACTTCAAAGGAATGCCGTTCGGGTATTTCCCGCAAAGCGCCCAGCAGTGGCAGTTGTACGGGCCGTTCCCCAACAACGGCGACCCCGGCCGGGAGTTCGACACCACCGGCGTCAGGCCATCGCAAACGGCGACCGGCGGCACGATCATCCTCCGCCATTGGTGGTGGCCCGAGCTGCAGGGCGTCCTGTCTTCCCCCGCTGAAAATACCACATACTACGCCTCCACCCGCATCTGGAGCGATCGTAACGGCGAAACCGACTGCTGGATCGGGTTCCACGACTTCTCCCGCTCCCACGCGTCTTTACCGCCCACGGCCGGTAAGTGGGACAACCGGGGCAGCAGCATCCGTGTAAACGGTGAGCTCATCCCGCCACCCGTATGGGAAAGTGCCGGCAAAACCATCACCCTGGAAACACCCTATACAAACGAAGGGTACGCTTACCGCACGCCCACGAAAGTGCGGCTGAAGAAGGGTTGGAACATCGTGGAAGTGAAAGCGCCCGTCACCACGTTCAAAGGGCGCGACTGGCAAAACCCGGTAAAATGGATGTTCACATTCGTTCCCTGCCGCAATTAA